In a genomic window of Cuculus canorus isolate bCucCan1 chromosome Z, bCucCan1.pri, whole genome shotgun sequence:
- the SLC49A3 gene encoding solute carrier family 49 member A3: MEAASLLGTGEAPRYKSYRRRWFLLAAVCLLNCSNAMLWLTFAPVADKTASYFHISLEMVNWLSIVYLLISIPFGLVATWILDSVGLRCAVILSAWLNMTGSIIRMFSVLKFLSLGSQNYWYLFTGQCLCALAQPLIIFSPTKLAALWFPDHQRATANMIASMSNPLGILIANVLSPALLPEGKHIPLMLGVYAVPAVIACALATVGIHEKVPPMPPSASATNSTSQPFVVGLKMLLRNKPYIILAVCFGGGIGMFTCFSALLEQILCEKGYSNEFAGLNGALFTVCGFLGAFLLGLYVDRTKKFIESTKICFCLSALASIVFAVASRFRHQAIMLAVSSSLFGFFGFAMYPIAMELAVECSYPVGEGTSTGLIFVASQIQGVILMILLQALTVRVSEDISSTCALDQDGALDWTTPVMVLAGLSSAMACFYVVFFHTNYKRIHAETNSGDLVKAEDTATADVPEA, from the exons ctgtggcTGACATTTGCTCCTGTGGCTGATAAGACAGCTTCCTACTTCCACATTTCCCTAGAGATGGTCAATTGGCTCTCGATAGTGTACCTCCTCATCTCGATTCCATTTGGTCTGGTGGCAACGTGGATTCTTGACAGCGTGGGGCTCAGATGTGCT GTGATCCTGAGCGCATGGCTGAACATGACTGGTAGCATCATCCGGATGTTCAGCGTCCTGAAGTTCCTGAGCTTGGGTTCCCAGAATTACTGGTACCTCTTTACTGGGCAATGCCTCTGTGCATTGGCACAGCCTCTTATCATCTTTTCACCAACAAAACTGGCAGCACTATGGTTCCCAGACCACCAGAGAGCCACAGCAAATATGATCGCATCAATGT caAATCCCTTGGGTATTCTTATAGCAAATGTGCTGTCACCTGCACTGCTTCCTGAAGGAAAGCACATCCCGTTGATG CTGGGTGTTTATGCTGTCCCAGCAGTAATAGCCTGTGCTCTAGCAACTGTGGGGATTCATGAGAAGGTTCCTCCAATGCCTCCTTCAGCCAGTGCCACTAACTCTACTTCCCAGCCATTTGTCGTGGGACTCAAGATG CTCCTGAGAAACAAGCCATACATCATCCTGGCAGTGTGCTTTGGAGGAGGAATTGGGATGTTCACCTGCTTTTCAGCTCTTCTAGAACAGATCCTTTGTGAAAAGGGGTATTCAAAT GAATTTGCTGGCCTGAATGGTGCACTCTTCACAGTGTGTGGCTTCTTGGGTGCTTTCCTGCTAGGCTTGTATGTTGATCGGACAAAGAAGTTCATAGAATCGACCAAGATTTGTTTCTGTCTGAGTGCACTTGCCAGCATTGTGTTTGCAGTG GCTTCTCGGTTCAGACATCAGGCCATCATGCTGGCTGTCAGTAGCTCACTCTttggtttctttggttttgccaTGTACCCCATTGCCATGGAGCTCGCTGTGGAGTGTTCCTACCCTGTGGGAGAGGGCACATCTACAGGCCTGATTTTTGTTGCAAG CCAGATTCAAGGTGTGATTTTAATGATTCTGCTACAAGCCCTCACTGTGCGTGTTTCTGAGGATATATCCTCCACCTGTGCCCTTGACCAGGATGGAGCCCTGGACTGGACAA CTCCAGTAATGGTGCTGGCTGGCCTCTCCAGTGCTATGGCTTGTTTCTATGTTGTCTTCTTCCACACTAACTACAAACGGATCCATGCTGAGACAAACAGTGGTGATTTGGTCAAGGCAGAAGATACAGCAACAGCAGATGTTCCTGAAGCCTAA